A segment of the Cyanobacteriota bacterium genome:
AGGTCTAAAGCATCAAGTGCGTCTTTAACCATACCTAACTTTGGTGCCAAAAGCTTGAGAGCTTCTGCCATTGCTTCGACACTGTTATCTCCCTGGTTTTCAACTTTATCTGTAACATCTATGCTAGTAGCTGAGGTCGCTGCTTTCTCTACCGTCTTAGCAAAGGCTGTCCCAAGTTCTTTTAGCTCATTCTGTTGATCGGTATTAAAATCAGCACTTCTTACCAATGCCTTATATGCGCCAATATAAGTCTTCTTAGTAGAATCTTGTCGTGCCTCAAAAATTGATTGAGCATAATCTAAAACTTGTTTAACTTGATCTAGATTGTCAAAGTCAAGGTTGCCTGTCGAAGCAATGAAATCAAAAATCGCCTTAAAGGCTTTTTGCGCAGCATCATTTAAAGCCTTCTCTTTAATAAAAGTGGTTACCAATTCTGGTTGTATTCTTATTGGTGTTAGTGCAACTTCAGACATAACTACATATATACAAACCCTCAAAAACCAAGGATTTTATAGTGAATTTACTGAAATTAAGCATTAAATATACCCCACTGGGGTATATTTTCACATACCAACAATTAAATCTAATAAACCCCAAGCTGCTTATGCAACTGAAAACCCATCCTAAAATGTCCAGGATATTGTTTACAAAGCTCTAGTACTTGCTCTTTGGTAGTTTCTTGGTTGTACCAATCAGGTACTAAAAAAATAGGACATGAGTTGTTTGCTTCTTTGAGCTTCGGTAAAACCTGTTGCAGTAAGTATTGCTCAGCTTCTTGGTTTGCAATGACAAACTTGAGCTCATCGGCTCGTGACCAAATGCGCTGATCTTGAATTGAAGAGCTTTTGGAGTAGACCTCCTTAGGACTAAAGGTCACAAACAAATCTTCATTATCAAGAATCTCTTGTGTGTATTCTCCGGTTCCAGCAGTTTCAACGGCAACTTCGTATGACTTTGCTTGAAGGGCTTTGATGAGCTTGGCGACAGGCTGCTCAGTTGGTTCACCGCCGGTAATCACAACTCGTTTGAGCAGCGAGTTCATAATCTCTAGTTGATCAATGATCTCATCAGTCTCTGCTTCAATTGAATTATTCTCGCGATTAACCCAAGTCTCTTTTTCATCACAAAAAAAACAATGAACTCTACATCCCTGCAAACGAATAAAGAAAGAGGGAACTCCAGTATGCACGCCTTCTCCTTGAATAGTCTCAACTATCTCTGGCTGGGTTTCTGTGCTTTGGTGAAGGATGAATGTCATCAGCTTAAATTCTAACATCCGTCTTCGTTACACTACGACGCGACTCGTCCGTCTTCGACATACTAAGACGCGACTCGTCCGTCTTCGACATACTAAGACGCGACAGGTTTTGCAGCAAGGGATCTTCAACCCCAGCTTCCCTAAAACCTCTCTCCCTCAATAAACAAGCATGGCAAAAGCCACAAGGAGGATAAACGCCATCATAACAAGTATGAGAATGAGCAAGCGCCGACAGGCAGTCTTGCCCAAGCTCAGCGGCGAGCTTGACAGTCTCTGCCTTGGTTAAATCCATCAAAGGCGTATGAATTACTAGCCCATCATCAGTACCAAACAAACCTTGATTGAGCGATTTCTGGGTGGCATCAATAAAATCTTGACGACAATCATAGTAGCCAGCAAAGTCAGCTTCGCAAACTCCAATCACTATATGCTTAGCTCCGTGATGCACAGCGATATTAGCTGCAATAATTAAAAACAATATATTTCTACCCGGCACAAAAGTCGGTTGAACACCATCAGCAAACTGATCTATAGAATCATACTTATCAAGTGCTTGATTCTTGTCTACAAGCGGACTTGTTGAGCGTAGAATATCAGGAATGGTGACTAAATCAAACTCGGTTCCTGCAAGCTCACAAATACGCTTGGCTGCTTCAAGTTCGATTTTGTGTTTTTGCCCGTAGTCAAAAGTTACTGTCTTAATATCTGCCCACTTGGACTTGGCCCAGTACAAACAAGTTGTCGAGTCTTGACCACCAGAGAAAACAATTAATGCTTTATCGTCATTCATCCTATCTCTCCAGAAATAG
Coding sequences within it:
- the queC gene encoding 7-cyano-7-deazaguanine synthase QueC, with amino-acid sequence MNDDKALIVFSGGQDSTTCLYWAKSKWADIKTVTFDYGQKHKIELEAAKRICELAGTEFDLVTIPDILRSTSPLVDKNQALDKYDSIDQFADGVQPTFVPGRNILFLIIAANIAVHHGAKHIVIGVCEADFAGYYDCRQDFIDATQKSLNQGLFGTDDGLVIHTPLMDLTKAETVKLAAELGQDCLSALAHSHTCYDGVYPPCGFCHACLLRERGFREAGVEDPLLQNLSRLSMSKTDESRLSMSKTDESRRSVTKTDVRI
- a CDS encoding 7-carboxy-7-deazaguanine synthase QueE encodes the protein MTFILHQSTETQPEIVETIQGEGVHTGVPSFFIRLQGCRVHCFFCDEKETWVNRENNSIEAETDEIIDQLEIMNSLLKRVVITGGEPTEQPVAKLIKALQAKSYEVAVETAGTGEYTQEILDNEDLFVTFSPKEVYSKSSSIQDQRIWSRADELKFVIANQEAEQYLLQQVLPKLKEANNSCPIFLVPDWYNQETTKEQVLELCKQYPGHFRMGFQLHKQLGVY